One stretch of Thermodesulfobacteriota bacterium DNA includes these proteins:
- a CDS encoding PilZ domain-containing protein: MTGHTRKPVWLQVLGWFFWLHVLGMPVQAMLVFGHPPWEWTALWAKIAPQNQLVMVCSATAALGVQRVSRWGWYAALGFVGVALWNNWVLLHYPTPMPRWTVGAANGGLVLLGAWLLRPPVVRLFHARSLHWWRAAPRYPVCARVELVTQAGVRAEGSVFNLSRTGLFAEVPGLGVPQGEVVQVRVHLEDRLLSCRARVVRCAPASATYPEGLGLRFVSVPLPDRVWLWLGLPAGAEA; the protein is encoded by the coding sequence GTGACCGGCCACACGCGCAAGCCCGTCTGGTTGCAGGTGCTGGGGTGGTTCTTCTGGCTTCACGTCCTGGGCATGCCCGTGCAGGCCATGCTCGTCTTCGGCCATCCTCCCTGGGAGTGGACCGCCCTGTGGGCCAAGATCGCCCCCCAGAACCAGCTCGTGATGGTGTGCTCCGCCACGGCCGCCCTGGGGGTGCAGCGGGTCTCCCGGTGGGGATGGTACGCCGCCCTCGGCTTCGTGGGAGTGGCGCTGTGGAACAACTGGGTCCTTCTCCACTACCCCACCCCCATGCCCCGATGGACCGTCGGGGCCGCCAACGGGGGCCTGGTCCTGCTGGGCGCGTGGCTCCTGCGACCGCCCGTGGTTCGCCTCTTCCACGCCCGAAGCCTCCACTGGTGGCGGGCGGCGCCCCGCTACCCGGTATGCGCCCGGGTGGAGCTCGTGACGCAGGCCGGCGTTCGCGCGGAGGGAAGCGTCTTCAACCTCTCGCGCACGGGCCTCTTCGCCGAGGTTCCCGGCCTTGGGGTCCCCCAGGGAGAAGTGGTCCAGGTGCGGGTGCACCTGGAAGACCGGCTGCTCTCGTGCCGTGCCCGGGTGGTGCGCTGCGCACCGGCCTCGGCCACGTACCCCGAAGGCCTGGGCCTTCGCTTCGTCTCCGTCCCCCTCCCGGACCGGGTCTGGCTCTGGCTGGGCCTGCCCGCCGGGGCGGAGGCCTAA